A portion of the Polaribacter cellanae genome contains these proteins:
- the mraY gene encoding phospho-N-acetylmuramoyl-pentapeptide-transferase, with translation MLYNLFEYLESQFNFPGASLFQFITFRATAAFLLSLLISAIYGKRIINYLSKQQVGESIRDLGLEGQVQKAGTPTMGGLIIIFATLIPALLLAKLDNVYVIILLITTVWMGLIGFLDDYIKVFKKDKGGLSGKFKILGQVGLGVIVGSMLYFNDDVVIKEQLPVKQQTVQENGKKKVFGEAHKSTKTTVPFFKNNELEYSKALSFLGEDYEKYGWIVFIFIVVFIVTGISNGANLTDGIDGLAAGSSAIMVVTLAVFAWVSGNIVFADYLDVMYIPNSGEMTVFILAFAGALIGFLWYNTYPAQVFMGDTGSLTIGGIIAVIAISIRKELLLPILAGIFVVENLSVILQVSWFKYTRKKFGEGRRIFRMSPLHHHYQKLSYHESKIVVRFWIVGIMLAALTIVTLKLR, from the coding sequence ATGCTGTATAATTTATTCGAATATTTAGAAAGTCAATTTAATTTTCCTGGAGCAAGTTTGTTTCAGTTTATCACATTTAGGGCAACAGCAGCTTTCCTATTGTCACTATTAATTAGTGCAATTTATGGAAAAAGAATTATCAACTATTTAAGCAAACAACAAGTTGGAGAATCGATTAGAGACTTGGGTTTAGAAGGGCAGGTTCAAAAAGCAGGAACACCAACAATGGGTGGGTTAATTATTATTTTTGCCACTTTAATTCCAGCGCTTTTATTGGCGAAATTAGATAATGTCTATGTAATAATTCTGCTAATTACTACAGTTTGGATGGGTTTAATCGGTTTTTTAGATGATTATATTAAAGTATTCAAAAAAGACAAAGGAGGTTTAAGTGGTAAGTTCAAGATTTTAGGACAGGTTGGTTTAGGAGTTATAGTGGGTTCGATGCTTTATTTTAATGATGATGTTGTTATTAAAGAGCAATTACCAGTAAAACAGCAAACTGTCCAAGAAAATGGAAAGAAAAAAGTATTTGGAGAAGCACATAAATCCACAAAAACAACCGTTCCTTTTTTCAAAAATAACGAATTAGAATATTCAAAAGCATTGAGTTTTTTAGGAGAAGATTACGAAAAATATGGGTGGATTGTTTTCATATTTATCGTCGTTTTTATTGTAACAGGAATTTCAAATGGAGCAAATCTAACAGACGGAATTGATGGTTTGGCAGCAGGTTCATCCGCAATTATGGTCGTTACATTGGCGGTTTTTGCTTGGGTTTCTGGAAACATTGTTTTCGCGGATTATTTAGATGTTATGTACATTCCGAATTCTGGAGAAATGACGGTTTTTATCCTTGCTTTTGCAGGAGCATTAATTGGTTTTCTGTGGTATAATACCTATCCAGCACAAGTTTTTATGGGAGATACAGGAAGTTTAACCATTGGAGGAATTATAGCTGTAATTGCAATTTCTATTCGAAAAGAATTATTGCTTCCAATTTTAGCAGGAATTTTTGTGGTTGAAAACTTATCAGTAATCCTACAAGTTTCGTGGTTTAAATACACTCGAAAGAAATTTGGAGAAGGAAGAAGAATTTTTAGAATGTCGCCATTACATCATCATTATCAAAAATTAAGTTATCACGAAAGTAAAATTGTAGTACGATTTTGGATTGTAGGAATTATGTTGGCAGCACTAACAATAGTTACTTTAAAATTGAGGTAA
- the murD gene encoding UDP-N-acetylmuramoyl-L-alanine--D-glutamate ligase produces MKSKEPHKPKKFYPLGERGVLVILGGGESGVGTAILGKQKGFDVFVSDKGEISKKYKEVLLRHKIDFEEKNHTESKILNADVVMKSPGIPDKVELILKLKEKSIPVISEIEFVAEFTDATIVGITGSNGKTTTTLLTHHILKNGGLNVGVAGNIGDSFAQQVAEKSYENYVLELSSFQLDGIEKFRPHIAIITNITPDHLDRYEYDFNKYIESKFRITKNQKATDYLIYDADDEVINSWLSKNKTEAKLVPFSLEKELEYGAFIKNKNIIINLNKDKINMPTSALILKGKHNTKNAMAAAMAAQLLKVRKQTIKESLEDFEGAEHRLENVAKVYGVEYINDSKATNINATFYALECMDKQTVWIVGGVDKGNDYSDLLPLVREKVKAIVCLGLDNEKILATFGNVVDIVVETAGAEEAVKVAYKLSEKGDAVLLSPACASFDLFENYEDRGRQFKKAVRSL; encoded by the coding sequence TTGAAAAGTAAAGAACCACATAAACCAAAAAAGTTCTATCCTTTGGGAGAAAGAGGGGTTTTAGTAATTCTTGGTGGAGGAGAAAGTGGCGTTGGAACCGCAATCTTAGGGAAGCAAAAAGGATTTGATGTTTTTGTATCTGATAAAGGTGAAATATCAAAAAAATATAAAGAAGTTCTTTTACGTCATAAAATAGATTTTGAAGAAAAAAATCATACAGAAAGTAAAATTTTAAATGCAGATGTGGTTATGAAGAGTCCTGGAATTCCAGACAAAGTGGAGTTGATTTTAAAGTTGAAAGAAAAATCAATTCCAGTAATTTCAGAAATTGAATTTGTAGCTGAATTTACAGATGCTACAATCGTTGGAATTACAGGCTCAAATGGAAAAACAACAACAACATTGTTAACACATCATATATTAAAAAATGGAGGTTTAAATGTTGGAGTAGCAGGAAATATTGGAGATAGTTTTGCGCAACAAGTGGCAGAAAAATCGTATGAAAATTATGTGTTAGAATTAAGTAGTTTTCAGTTAGATGGAATTGAGAAATTTCGTCCACATATTGCCATAATTACAAACATTACACCAGATCATTTAGATAGGTATGAGTATGATTTTAATAAATATATCGAGTCAAAATTTAGAATAACAAAAAATCAAAAAGCAACCGATTATTTAATTTACGATGCAGATGACGAAGTAATAAATAGTTGGTTGTCAAAAAATAAAACAGAAGCAAAATTAGTTCCGTTTTCACTCGAAAAAGAGTTAGAATATGGAGCATTTATAAAAAATAAGAATATAATTATCAACCTTAACAAAGATAAAATTAATATGCCAACATCAGCTTTAATACTAAAAGGAAAACACAATACAAAAAACGCTATGGCTGCAGCTATGGCTGCACAATTATTAAAAGTAAGAAAGCAAACTATTAAGGAAAGCTTAGAGGACTTTGAGGGGGCAGAACATCGTTTAGAAAACGTTGCAAAAGTCTATGGAGTAGAATATATAAACGATTCTAAAGCAACAAATATCAATGCAACTTTTTATGCTCTAGAATGTATGGATAAGCAAACAGTTTGGATTGTTGGAGGTGTAGATAAAGGAAACGATTATAGCGATTTATTACCATTGGTAAGAGAAAAAGTAAAGGCAATAGTGTGTTTAGGCTTAGATAATGAAAAAATATTAGCGACGTTTGGCAATGTGGTTGATATTGTTGTGGAAACAGCTGGTGCAGAAGAAGCAGTTAAGGTGGCTTATAAATTGTCAGAAAAAGGAGATGCAGTTTTATTATCTCCAGCTTGTGCAAGTTTCGATTTGTTTGAGAATTATGAAGATAGAGGTCGCCAATTTAAAAAGGCTGTTAGGAGTTTGTAA
- a CDS encoding FtsW/RodA/SpoVE family cell cycle protein, translating into MKTIFQHIKGDKTIWAIVAALAIFSFMPVYSASTNLVYVVGNGSTLGHLAKHAALLIFGFLIIYGVHKIPYRYFSGGSVLMLPVVFVLLIFTLSQGTTIEGANASRWIRIGGIGFQTSTLAGLVLMVYVARYLAKNKEKKIKLKESLLQLWLPVSLLLILILPANFSTTAIIFFMILVVAFIGGYPLKYIGIIVGAGILALAFFVLIAKAFPDAMPNRVQTWQNRIENFSEQGGKDAYQVEKAKIAIATGGAIGVGPGKSVQKNFLPQSSSDFIYAIIVEEYGLVGAILLVAVYFLLLFRIFVVLKKTTTIFGTLLVIGVGCPIVFQAAINMAVATNLFPVTGQTLPLISSGGTSIWMTCFALGMILSVSASKEETEEDILDDNPLDILHETID; encoded by the coding sequence ATGAAAACCATTTTTCAACATATAAAAGGAGATAAAACCATTTGGGCAATTGTTGCTGCTTTGGCAATATTCTCATTTATGCCTGTGTATAGCGCAAGTACAAACTTGGTATATGTAGTTGGTAATGGGTCTACTTTGGGCCATTTAGCAAAACATGCGGCTTTATTAATTTTCGGTTTTTTAATTATTTATGGAGTTCATAAAATTCCTTATCGATATTTTTCTGGAGGTTCTGTGTTAATGTTGCCAGTTGTATTTGTATTGCTAATTTTTACGTTATCTCAAGGAACCACAATTGAAGGTGCAAATGCCAGTAGGTGGATTCGTATTGGAGGTATTGGTTTCCAAACATCCACTTTAGCAGGGTTGGTTTTAATGGTATATGTAGCAAGGTATTTGGCTAAAAACAAAGAAAAAAAAATAAAACTTAAAGAAAGCTTATTGCAATTATGGTTGCCAGTAAGTCTATTGCTAATTTTAATATTGCCAGCCAACTTTTCTACAACAGCAATTATCTTTTTTATGATACTGGTAGTTGCATTTATTGGAGGTTATCCACTAAAATATATAGGAATTATTGTTGGAGCAGGAATTTTAGCATTGGCATTTTTTGTTTTAATAGCGAAAGCATTTCCAGATGCAATGCCAAATAGAGTGCAAACTTGGCAAAATAGAATCGAAAATTTTTCAGAACAAGGAGGTAAAGATGCTTATCAAGTCGAAAAAGCTAAAATAGCAATAGCAACTGGAGGTGCAATAGGTGTTGGACCAGGTAAAAGTGTTCAGAAAAACTTTTTACCACAATCTTCATCCGATTTTATTTATGCAATTATTGTAGAAGAATATGGTTTGGTTGGAGCCATTTTGTTGGTCGCAGTTTATTTTTTATTACTCTTTAGGATTTTTGTAGTTTTAAAAAAGACGACAACAATTTTTGGAACATTATTAGTTATTGGTGTTGGCTGCCCTATTGTTTTTCAAGCAGCAATTAATATGGCAGTTGCCACGAATTTATTTCCAGTTACAGGACAAACATTGCCACTAATTAGTAGTGGAGGAACTTCTATTTGGATGACGTGTTTTGCCTTAGGAATGATTTTAAGTGTAAGCGCTTCCAAAGAAGAAACAGAAGAAGATATTTTAGACGATAACCCTTTAGATATTTTGCATGAAACAATCGATTAA
- the murG gene encoding undecaprenyldiphospho-muramoylpentapeptide beta-N-acetylglucosaminyltransferase, producing MKQSINILISGGGTGGHIYPAIAIANEIKLRYPNANILFVGAKDKMEMEKVPQAGYKIEGLWISGIQRKITRKNASFPFKLVNSLWKARRIIRRFKPDVAIGTGGFASGPTLIMANRRKIPTLIQEQNSFPGITNRLLGKRVQKICVAYDNLERFFPGNKIIKTGNPVRQDLLTIHSKLQVATDFYQLDKSKKTLLVLGGSLGARKINQLVENNLVFFEKQNIEVIWQCGKLYFDEYKKYNDHKNVQVHSFLNKMDLAYATADFIVSRAGASSVSELCIVGKPVIFVPSPNVAEDHQTKNAKFIVDRHAALMVKESELNTFSVVFESLLKDIGKQQSLSENINELALPSATKDIVDEVEKLVSHL from the coding sequence ATGAAACAATCGATTAATATATTAATTTCTGGAGGTGGTACAGGAGGGCATATTTATCCTGCAATTGCGATTGCAAATGAGATAAAATTGCGTTATCCAAATGCAAATATTTTGTTTGTAGGCGCAAAAGATAAAATGGAAATGGAAAAAGTTCCGCAAGCAGGATATAAAATAGAAGGCTTATGGATTTCTGGAATTCAGCGAAAAATCACCAGAAAAAATGCAAGTTTTCCTTTTAAACTCGTTAATAGTTTATGGAAAGCAAGAAGAATTATTAGAAGATTTAAACCAGATGTTGCAATAGGAACTGGTGGTTTTGCAAGTGGACCAACTTTAATTATGGCAAACAGAAGAAAAATACCAACGTTAATACAAGAACAAAATTCTTTTCCAGGAATTACAAACCGATTATTAGGAAAAAGAGTGCAGAAAATATGTGTTGCGTATGATAATTTAGAGCGCTTTTTTCCAGGAAATAAAATTATAAAAACAGGAAATCCAGTAAGGCAAGATTTATTAACGATTCATTCTAAATTACAAGTAGCAACCGATTTTTATCAATTGGATAAAAGTAAAAAAACATTATTGGTTTTAGGAGGAAGTTTGGGGGCGCGTAAAATAAATCAATTAGTAGAAAATAATTTAGTTTTTTTTGAAAAGCAAAATATTGAAGTCATTTGGCAATGTGGAAAACTGTATTTCGATGAATATAAAAAATACAACGACCATAAAAATGTGCAAGTGCATTCGTTTTTAAACAAGATGGATTTAGCTTATGCAACTGCAGATTTTATAGTTTCCAGAGCAGGTGCAAGTTCGGTTTCAGAATTATGTATTGTTGGCAAGCCAGTAATTTTTGTGCCATCGCCAAATGTGGCAGAAGATCATCAAACAAAAAATGCAAAGTTTATTGTAGATAGGCATGCAGCTTTAATGGTAAAAGAAAGTGAATTAAATACATTTTCTGTGGTTTTCGAAAGCTTGTTAAAAGACATTGGTAAACAACAAAGTTTATCAGAAAATATAAATGAATTGGCATTACCCAGTGCCACAAAAGATATTGTAGACGAGGTAGAAAAATTAGTATCCCATCTTTAG
- the murC gene encoding UDP-N-acetylmuramate--L-alanine ligase — translation MKENSLNTINSQKVLPLGKDLGWDFIFFIGIGGIGMSAIARFFAMNGKQVAGYDKTPSQITKDLGDLGVEIHFEDAVKNIPISFLDQKKTLVVYTPAVSKNHAELNYFQNNNFTILKRAEVLGLITKTTFCLAIAGTHGKTTTSSILGHIMEEVKATSFLGGISENYNSNLILGEDKISVVEADEFDRSFLKLSPNIACVTSMDADHLDIYEKPETLTESFVEFANKVSDTLIVAKGLPLSGLTYAIEENADYKAFNLKIEEGKYVFDVQTPSEIIKNIEFHLPGNHNVMNALAALAMADVYGVSSTVIKQRLGSFKGVKRRFSYKIKSADFVLIDDYAHHPTEINAVENAVREMYPKEEILVVFQPHLFSRTRDFVDDFVTALSKFDAVLLLDIYPAREEPILGVTSNWLLEKIDGAHKKMTQKNNLVKDIKNSSAKIVVMLGAGDIGVLVNEVTNELLNLPKNEV, via the coding sequence ATGAAAGAAAATAGTTTAAATACAATCAATAGCCAAAAGGTCCTTCCTTTAGGAAAGGATTTAGGATGGGATTTTATTTTCTTCATCGGAATTGGTGGTATAGGAATGAGTGCAATTGCACGTTTCTTTGCTATGAATGGAAAGCAAGTTGCTGGTTACGATAAAACACCTTCGCAAATCACAAAAGATTTGGGAGATTTGGGTGTGGAAATTCATTTTGAAGATGCTGTAAAAAATATTCCGATTTCGTTTTTAGATCAAAAGAAAACATTGGTGGTTTACACACCAGCAGTTTCAAAAAATCATGCTGAATTGAATTATTTTCAAAATAATAATTTCACGATTTTAAAAAGAGCAGAAGTGTTAGGTTTAATTACTAAAACTACATTTTGCTTGGCTATTGCTGGTACACATGGAAAAACAACCACATCTAGTATTTTAGGACATATTATGGAAGAAGTAAAAGCCACTTCTTTTTTAGGCGGAATCTCAGAAAATTACAATTCGAACTTAATCTTAGGAGAAGATAAAATAAGCGTTGTAGAGGCAGATGAATTTGATAGGTCTTTCTTGAAGTTGAGTCCCAATATTGCTTGCGTAACTTCTATGGATGCAGATCATTTAGATATTTACGAAAAGCCAGAAACGTTAACAGAATCGTTTGTAGAATTTGCAAATAAAGTTTCAGACACTTTAATTGTTGCAAAAGGACTGCCTTTAAGCGGTTTGACTTATGCAATTGAAGAAAATGCAGATTATAAAGCCTTCAATTTAAAAATTGAAGAAGGAAAATATGTTTTTGATGTGCAAACACCATCAGAAATTATAAAAAATATTGAATTCCATTTACCAGGAAATCATAATGTTATGAATGCTTTAGCGGCATTAGCAATGGCAGATGTTTATGGTGTTTCATCAACAGTAATAAAACAACGATTAGGGAGTTTTAAAGGTGTAAAACGTAGGTTTTCATATAAAATTAAATCAGCAGATTTTGTGTTGATAGATGATTACGCACATCATCCAACAGAGATAAATGCAGTAGAAAATGCTGTGAGAGAAATGTATCCGAAAGAAGAAATTTTGGTGGTTTTTCAACCACATTTATTTTCAAGAACGAGAGATTTTGTCGACGATTTCGTAACTGCTTTATCAAAATTTGATGCAGTTTTATTGTTAGATATTTATCCAGCAAGAGAAGAACCAATTTTGGGAGTTACTTCCAATTGGTTGTTGGAAAAAATTGATGGCGCGCATAAAAAAATGACTCAAAAAAATAATTTAGTAAAAGATATTAAAAATTCGTCCGCAAAAATAGTGGTTATGTTGGGTGCAGGCGATATTGGAGTGTTGGTAAATGAGGTAACAAACGAACTTTTAAATCTTCCAAAAAATGAAGTTTAA
- a CDS encoding cell division protein FtsQ/DivIB, producing MKNQAKSVIDLYKLEKNVSKNPYVEKAAVFLSINGVLKSTIKQRTPIVRIVAENDSYYVDKQGVKVPLSSNHSARVLLVSGVKSEEDVKEILPLVRYILADNFLQKEVVGIQKSDTNEFEFSVRSGDYKIDFGKLRDVEVKFKKLKAFYNTTFKDKTIQEYKTINVKYHNQVVCTK from the coding sequence GTGAAAAACCAAGCAAAATCTGTGATAGATTTATACAAATTAGAGAAGAACGTATCCAAAAATCCTTATGTGGAAAAAGCAGCAGTGTTTTTAAGCATAAATGGAGTGTTAAAGTCTACCATAAAACAACGTACGCCAATTGTAAGAATTGTTGCAGAAAACGATTCTTATTATGTTGATAAACAAGGGGTAAAAGTACCATTATCGAGTAATCACTCTGCAAGAGTTTTGCTTGTTTCTGGTGTAAAAAGCGAAGAAGATGTAAAAGAAATTTTGCCTTTGGTTCGCTATATTTTAGCAGATAATTTTCTGCAGAAAGAAGTGGTTGGAATTCAAAAATCTGACACGAATGAGTTTGAATTTTCCGTAAGAAGCGGCGATTATAAAATCGATTTTGGAAAATTAAGAGATGTTGAGGTGAAGTTTAAGAAGTTAAAAGCATTTTACAACACCACATTTAAAGACAAAACGATTCAAGAATATAAAACCATTAATGTAAAATATCACAACCAAGTTGTGTGCACAAAATAA
- the ftsA gene encoding cell division protein FtsA — protein MENNKIAVGLDIGTTKIVAMIGRKNEYNKIEVVGIGKAKSLGVKRGVVSNITQTIQSIQQAVDEAESVSGVKIEDVVVGIAGQHIRSLHHSDYITRNNADEVIDETDIENLVNQVHKLVMLPGEEIIHVLPQEFKVDSQADIKEPIGMYGGRLEANFHVVVGQVSSIRNIGRCVKSSGLGLSDITLEPLASADAVLSQEEKEAGVALIDIGGGTTDLAIFKDGIIRHTAVIPFGGNVITDDIKEGCSIIEKQAELLKIKFGSAWPGENKETEIVSIPGLRGREPKEITLKNLSKIIHARVQEIIEHVYLEIKNYGHETQKGKLIAGIVLTGGGSQVKHLRQLVEYITGMDARIGFPNEHLAGDSDDVLSSPAYATAVGLLMEGLNRHTKEEDEVEETIEQIMEVESTKDLEEETPPIVEEVPKPKKKKKKSFFEKFTEGLKDFLDNAE, from the coding sequence ATGGAAAACAATAAAATAGCTGTTGGTTTAGACATTGGTACAACCAAAATTGTTGCCATGATTGGTCGTAAAAACGAATACAACAAAATTGAAGTTGTTGGTATTGGTAAAGCGAAAAGTTTAGGTGTAAAACGCGGAGTTGTAAGTAATATTACGCAAACGATTCAATCGATTCAGCAAGCAGTAGACGAAGCAGAAAGTGTGTCTGGAGTTAAAATAGAAGATGTTGTGGTTGGTATTGCTGGGCAACATATTAGAAGTTTACATCATTCGGATTATATTACAAGAAACAATGCAGACGAGGTTATAGACGAGACAGATATCGAGAATTTGGTCAATCAGGTTCATAAATTAGTCATGTTGCCTGGAGAAGAAATTATTCATGTATTGCCACAAGAATTTAAGGTAGATTCTCAGGCAGATATTAAAGAACCAATAGGAATGTATGGAGGTCGTTTAGAAGCGAATTTCCATGTAGTTGTTGGTCAGGTTTCTTCCATTAGAAATATTGGACGCTGTGTAAAAAGCTCTGGTTTGGGTTTAAGTGATATTACTTTAGAACCTTTGGCTTCTGCAGATGCAGTTTTAAGTCAGGAAGAAAAAGAAGCAGGAGTTGCATTGATAGATATTGGAGGTGGAACCACAGATTTAGCGATTTTTAAAGACGGAATTATTCGTCATACAGCAGTAATTCCTTTTGGAGGAAATGTAATAACAGACGATATTAAAGAAGGTTGTTCAATAATCGAAAAACAAGCTGAATTATTGAAAATTAAGTTTGGTTCTGCTTGGCCAGGAGAAAATAAAGAAACGGAAATCGTTTCTATTCCAGGGTTAAGAGGAAGAGAACCAAAAGAAATTACATTAAAGAATTTATCAAAAATTATACACGCCAGAGTTCAAGAAATTATCGAACATGTGTATTTAGAAATAAAAAATTACGGACACGAAACCCAAAAAGGAAAATTAATTGCAGGAATTGTGTTAACAGGTGGAGGTTCTCAAGTAAAACACTTACGACAGTTAGTAGAATATATTACTGGAATGGATGCAAGAATTGGTTTTCCAAACGAGCATTTGGCAGGAGATTCAGACGATGTTTTATCAAGTCCAGCGTACGCAACAGCAGTTGGCTTATTAATGGAAGGACTAAATAGGCACACCAAAGAGGAAGACGAAGTAGAAGAAACCATTGAGCAAATTATGGAGGTTGAGAGTACAAAAGATTTAGAAGAAGAAACACCGCCAATTGTTGAAGAAGTACCAAAACCAAAAAAGAAAAAGAAAAAATCGTTTTTCGAAAAATTTACAGAAGGATTAAAAGATTTTTTGGATAACGCAGAGTAA
- the ftsZ gene encoding cell division protein FtsZ gives MSAEFDNISFDMPKTQSNTIKVIGVGGGGSNAVNHMYTQQIRGVDFVICNTDAQALENSPVPNKIQLGANLTSGLGAGANPEIGAQAAKESLQEIQQMLNTQTKMVFITAGMGGGTGTGAAPIIAKIAKDMDILTVGIVTMPFAFEGRRRLKQAQLGIDQLRQNVDSLIVINNNKLREVYGNLGFKAGFSKADEVLSTASRGIAEVITHHYKQNIDLHDAKTVLSNSGTAIMGSAKEEGQERAKTAIVKALDSPLLNDNKITGAKNVLLLIVSGSNEVTLDEIGEINDFIQDEAGYDANIIMGIGEDEELGDAISVTIVATGFAADQQSTITNTEVKKIVHTLEDEQRATYDFGEKTITKSPTLDQPISNTSEQKIIHTLEEDVDTVTKPNSPEMELVPTSEIIANMPVSYDEISLESVSDDDFIITDVTPVVEEEVEEEPQQLQADLLFDLPLNSYTEVKEDDEIKFDLNEEKVVNEIEVSQPEEVKVEKRYVLEDFDAKPTIGKSSHIIEKKAVAEEEEIRFELKTATPQSEINQIETKSEEVSPLDLTISELQQRAEERRRKMKGFNYKFNDQLNKNIDEIERQPAYKRQGVDLNVDAPISQSKTAIKKEEDQIDFKSNNSFLHDNVD, from the coding sequence ATGAGCGCAGAATTCGATAACATTTCATTTGACATGCCTAAAACGCAATCGAACACCATTAAAGTAATTGGTGTTGGTGGTGGAGGAAGCAATGCAGTAAATCACATGTACACACAACAAATTAGAGGTGTAGACTTTGTAATTTGCAATACAGATGCACAGGCTTTGGAAAATAGTCCAGTTCCTAACAAAATTCAGTTAGGAGCCAACTTAACTTCTGGTTTAGGAGCAGGAGCAAATCCAGAAATTGGAGCACAAGCAGCCAAAGAAAGTTTACAAGAAATTCAGCAAATGTTAAATACCCAAACAAAAATGGTATTTATTACTGCAGGAATGGGTGGTGGAACAGGAACAGGAGCAGCTCCAATAATTGCAAAAATTGCAAAAGATATGGACATTCTTACGGTTGGTATCGTAACAATGCCATTTGCTTTCGAAGGTAGAAGACGTTTAAAACAAGCGCAATTAGGAATCGACCAACTGCGACAAAATGTAGATTCTTTAATTGTAATTAACAATAATAAATTACGTGAAGTTTACGGAAACCTTGGTTTTAAAGCTGGTTTCTCGAAAGCAGATGAGGTTTTATCGACAGCTTCTCGTGGAATTGCAGAAGTTATTACACATCATTACAAGCAAAATATCGACTTGCATGATGCAAAAACCGTTCTTTCTAACAGCGGAACTGCAATTATGGGTTCTGCAAAAGAAGAAGGGCAAGAAAGAGCAAAAACTGCAATTGTAAAAGCATTGGATTCTCCTTTATTAAATGACAATAAAATTACTGGCGCTAAAAACGTATTGCTATTAATTGTTTCTGGTTCTAATGAAGTTACTTTAGATGAAATAGGAGAAATAAATGACTTTATTCAAGACGAAGCCGGTTACGATGCCAACATTATTATGGGTATTGGAGAAGATGAAGAATTAGGAGATGCAATTTCTGTAACAATTGTTGCAACTGGTTTTGCAGCCGATCAACAAAGTACTATTACAAATACAGAAGTTAAGAAAATTGTACACACGCTAGAAGACGAGCAACGAGCAACGTACGATTTTGGTGAGAAAACAATCACAAAATCGCCAACATTAGACCAGCCGATTTCTAATACTTCAGAACAAAAAATTATACACACTTTAGAAGAGGATGTAGATACAGTTACAAAGCCAAATTCTCCAGAAATGGAATTAGTACCAACTTCAGAAATTATTGCAAATATGCCTGTTTCTTATGATGAAATTTCTTTAGAAAGCGTTTCTGATGACGATTTTATCATTACAGATGTTACTCCAGTAGTTGAAGAAGAAGTGGAGGAAGAGCCACAACAACTGCAAGCAGATTTATTATTCGATTTGCCTTTAAATTCTTATACTGAAGTAAAAGAAGACGACGAAATTAAGTTCGATTTAAATGAAGAAAAGGTGGTAAACGAAATTGAAGTTTCGCAACCAGAAGAAGTAAAAGTCGAAAAAAGATACGTTTTAGAAGATTTTGATGCAAAACCAACCATTGGAAAAAGCTCCCATATTATAGAGAAGAAGGCAGTTGCAGAAGAAGAGGAGATTCGTTTTGAATTAAAAACAGCAACTCCACAATCGGAAATAAACCAAATTGAAACGAAAAGTGAAGAAGTTTCTCCTTTAGATTTAACAATTTCGGAATTACAACAAAGAGCCGAGGAAAGGCGTAGAAAAATGAAAGGTTTCAACTATAAATTTAACGATCAGTTAAATAAGAATATAGACGAAATTGAGCGTCAGCCAGCCTATAAAAGACAAGGTGTAGATTTAAATGTAGATGCTCCAATTAGTCAATCTAAAACAGCAATTAAAAAAGAAGAAGACCAAATAGATTTTAAATCTAACAATTCTTTTTTACATGATAATGTAGATTAG